Proteins from a genomic interval of Anas platyrhynchos isolate ZD024472 breed Pekin duck chromosome 4, IASCAAS_PekinDuck_T2T, whole genome shotgun sequence:
- the SHROOM3 gene encoding protein Shroom3 isoform X6 — MMQISQGTLGIPWPQSYHSSSSTSDLSGYEHGYLRRSPDQYSSRGSMESLEHSSPGYHPCHLSPAKSTNSIDQLSHLHSKRDSAYSSFSTNSSIPEYPAPPFSKEHSCSTDSVHSRGGPQEGMRQADIRYVKTVYDSQRGISEEYEVKSSALLPSSEARASLDGRGHGRLHGFSRSSAAPSWAQPAQGSSDSESQPPKGPPLPPARSDSYAATRHHERPSLCSGLDLNKPSRTQPKGAWPPLASTLSQGPLLKSHFGEGHLHTVLEKSPESSPTVKPKQSYSQPGQPLLPTGVYPVPSPEPHYAQVPQPSASSNGTVYPALAKESGYSASLPISYDKGAASSTLGFDENGNQSTANRSTVFYQPLAAERKHDAAAKLVQQKPNTAGPEVYLSTSRKEELLPPYKVAHSNRDTASTTQASKHSLQAPQPQPRDAGERRSPYQPREDWVAESQEDRNGNTQINERDAAAPHQWGHSKAKQYGFSSLQNIAESARRQSSSELKETPPGEGYSSVKLSLNSKEEKDQRGLGPKQWSDADLQAFARQEEEGTSVAPFHAAEPKYEEPPSLQHQKTSDFGRSQLSSSSTQSVPYGKPDPIKSRCSVLEKVSKFEQREQSTQRPHSAGVPSFGQHYGPSRASQPPGTKCSLNSLEDTRCKLGSREPVQLLGELGRVSSPSVRNGNLDEVHWHCVELQMAASAKQTRCSEFYSPSAENEVQTRAAPLPRSKSTFQLGGEPEKEVLWKDNVQDAHGSQLDTPFNRAYRNSIKDAQSRVLRATSFRRISPPFGSTPMRTAQRPASAHVGMRSTAASPHTPKERHSVTPTEGSLSALDYTKAQHVSRIGGRKRLTAEQKKRSYSEPEKMNEVGISDGEPSPFSFQKKSLHFVFPEHTVADRRKIFEKEGKASSTASLSKPELKQLQQNALADYIERKTGKRPSSQDVGLLRERSHSSYLQAGGPDSQSLSSASSMNSLQDQNLYRRRESVERVGRTGRMSSTLPPGLMGCFDVSGDEQKKGHRDGLVTSRPKTDRCWDHRAKTELTKGTQTDPLGLRGQPCFGKQEQGFETPSARKSGKSVSVEDLLDRCDNQQRKGCVPVHTRSRSSPTADKKHQELLRRESSEFGAMVRDPFYVISAGARSFSKKERSHSEKMAFPSYYPHPLHGSEVATRSSTVTESHKTSESSRQDTRTSAFVPSPTEARSHYPEQKQGFKPTFLPLNPYASGRSSPTTPTQTPSDFLTADDGQALRQHHAKRDALPPESSGATRAQSLDAVQDRSPESPAEEIMWRRKAGLQHRSLPAKVMWAHSVKDNSSLPAVVSPPPAGPRFSQRWQSLPTQSSTSSDPETPSPQETHLRISESCLQLTPPPLLQDDEDDEVFVMPSQPGGIPPPFSPPPPPLLPPELSSCTSVNGTEEFPPPLEGHGAAGDKSTRLPEEDKASFRSFPKALAKREISGLGTNIGEKNWSFSPPASKRTSSPPAVDKQHHLPASSEGPHSSDRQPTTQPESNHREPAANTGESEKGSPESGTLSTAPPVKTKKKSPEDLKSEALAKEIVHKDKSLADILDPDSKMKTTMDLMEGLFPSGTSLLKENNMKRKMTQKKSIRTAADDNTREEKEAPVTLVTCPAYYNVSAPKAELLNKIKDLPEEAGEEEELLDINEKKAELIGSLTHKLEILKEAKEGLLADIKMNNALGEEVELLISELCKPNEFDKYKMFIGDLDKVVNLLLSLSGRLARVENVLSSLGENANSEERSSLNEKRKLLAGQHEDARELKENLDRRERVVLEILGNYLSEEQLQDYQHFVKMKSALLIEQRELDDKIKLGQEQLKCLVESLPTDFTPRDATAAAALAAALATSAGVGGKTLPVVSSSL, encoded by the exons ATGATGCAAATATCTCAGGGCACGCTTGGCATCCCCTGGCCTCAGTCCTACCACTCCAG CTCCTCGACCAGCGATCTCTCTGGTTACGAGCATGGCTATCTGAGGAGGAGTCCTGACCAGTACAGCTCCCGGGGCAGCATGGAAAGCCTGGAGCACTCCTCCCCTGGCTACCACCCGTGTCACCTGTCCCCAGCCAAATCCACCAACAGCATTGACCAGCTCTCCCACCTCCACAGCAAGAGAGACTCGGCCTACAGCTCCTTCTCCACCAACTCCAGCATCCCCGAGTACCCTGCCCCGCCGTTCAGCAAGGAGCACTCCTGCTCCACAGACAGCGTGCACTCCCGGGGCGGCCCGCAGGAGGGGATGAGGCAGGCTGACATCAGGTACGTCAAGACGGTCTACGACTCCCAGCGAGGGATCTCGGAGGAGTACGAGGTGAAGTCCTCTGCCTTGCTTCCCAGCAGTGAGGCCCGGGCCTCGCTGGATGGCCGCGGCCACGGCAGGCTCCACGGCTTCAGCCGGAGCAGCGCGGCTCCCTCCTGGGCGCAGCCAGCCCAGGGCTCCTCGGACAGTGAGAGCCAGCCCCCCAAGGGGCCTCCCTTGCCTCCCGCTCGCAGCGACAGCTACGCAGCCACCAGGCATCATGAGAGGCCCAGTTTGTGCTCCGGCCTCGATCTGAACAAGCCCAGCCGAACCCAGCCGAAAGGGGCCTGGCCTCCGCTTGCCAGCACCCTCTCCCAGGGGCCGCTGCTCAAGAGCCACTTCGGAGAAGGGCACCTGCACACGGTGCTGGAGAAGAGCCccgagagcagccccacagtgaagcccaagcagagctactcccagcctgggcagcccctgctgcctaCAGGGGTCTACCCGGTGCCTTCCCCAGAGCCGCACTATGCCCAGGTGCCCCAGCCTTCCGCGAGCAGTAACGGGACGGTTTATCCAGCTCTGGCCAAAGAAAGTGGCTACTCTGCGTCTCTTCCCATCTCGTACGACAAaggtgcagccagcagcacgctGGGCTTTGACGAGAACGGAAACCAAAGCACTGCAAACAGGTCGACCGTCTTCTACCAGCCCCTGGCCGCTGAGAGGAAGCACGATGCCGCAGCCAAGCTTGTCCAGCAAAAACCTAACACAGCAGGCCCAGAAGTCTACCTGAGCACGTCGAggaaggaggagctgctgccaccttACAAGGTGGCACACAGCAACCGTGACACCGCAAGCACTACCCAGGCCTCCAAACACAGTTTGCaagccccgcagccccagccGAGGGATGCTGGTGAGAGAAGAAGCCCTTACCAGCCCAGAGAGGACTGGGTGGCTGAATCCCAGGAGGACAGAAATGGCAACACGCAGATAAACGAGAGAGACGCTGCCGCTCCCCACCAGTGGGGGCACAGCAAGGCCAAGCAGTACGGCTTCTCCTCCTTGCAGAACATTGCAGAGAGCGCCAGGAGGCAAAGCAGCTCGGAGCTAAAGGAGACACCACCGGGTGAGGGTTATTCCAGCGTCAAGCTGTCCTTGAACAGCAAAGAGGAGAAGGACCAGAGGGGACTGGGGCCCAAACAGTGGAGTGATGCAGACCTGCAGGCCTTTGcgaggcaggaggaagagggcACGAGCGTGGCCCCATTCCATGCTGCCGAGCCAAAATACGAAGAGCCCCCTTCACTGCAGCACCAGAAAACCTCTGATTTTGGGAGGAGCCAGCTCAGTTCTAGCAGCACCCAGAGCGTTCCCTACGGAAAGCCAGACCCCATCAAGTCCCGCTGCTCTGTACTGGAGAAGGTCAGCAAGTTTGAGCAGCGAGAGCAAAGCACTCAGCGGCCCCACAGTGCCGGTGTTCCCAGCTTCGGCCAGCACTACGGGCCCAGCAGGGCGAGCCAGCCCCCCGGCACCAAGTGCTCTCTGAACAGCCTGGAGGACACGCGCTGCAAGCTCGGCTCCCGCGAGCCCGTCCAGCTGCTcggggagctgggcagggtgTCCAGCCCCTCCGTCAGGAATGGGAATTTGGACGAGGTTCACTGGCACTGCGTGGAGCTGCAGATGGCAGCTTCGGCGAAGCAGACGAGGTGCAGTGAGTTCTACAGCCCGTCTGCTGAAAACGAGGTGCAAACAAGGGCGGCTCCGCTGCCACGGAGCAAAAGCACGTTCCAGCTGGGAGGGGAGCCTGAGAAGGAAGTCCTCTGGAAGGACAACGTCCAGGATGCCCACGGGTCGCAGCTGGACACGCCGTTCAACAGGGCCTACAGGAACAGCATCAAAGACGCCCAGTCCCGGGTGCTGCGGGCCACCTCCTTCCGCCGCATCAGCCCCCCCTTTGGGAGCACACCCATGAGGACAGCCCAGCGGCCTGCCTCGGCCCACGTGGGCATGAGGAGCACAGCGGCGTCTCCCCACACCCCGAAGGAGAGGCACAGCGTGACGCCGACGGAAGGCAGCCTCTCTGCCCTGGACTACACCAAGGCACAGCACGTCTCGCGCATCGGGGGCCGAAAGCGGCTGACCGCGGAGCAGAAGAAGCGCTCTTACTCAGAGCCGGAGAAGATGAATGAGGTGGGCATCTCCGACGGGGAGCCGTCGCCTTTCTCCTTCCAGAAGAAAAGCCTGCATTTTGTCTTCCCGGAGCACACAGTGGCTGACAGGCGGAAGATCTTTGAGAAGGAGGGCAAAGCTTCTTCCACGGCCAGCCTCTCCAAGCCGGAGCTcaagcagctccagcagaaCGCCCTCGCCGACTACATCGAGCGCAAAACGGGGAAGCGGCCGTCCTCGCAGGACgttgggctgctcagggagcGCTCCCACAGCTCCtacctgcaggcaggaggcccGGACAGCCAGAGCCTTTCCTCCGCCTCCAGCATGAATTCCCTCCAGGACCAGAACCTCTATCGCCGCAGAGAGTCGGTAGAGCGGGTAGGCAGGACGGGGCGGATGTCTTCTACCCTTCCTCCCGGGCTCATGGGCTGCTTTGATGTGAGTGGAGATGAGCAGAAGAAAGGGCACCGGGACGGCTTGGTCACGAGCCGCCCCAAAACAGACCGGTGCTGGGATCACAGGGCCAAAACGGAGCTCACCAAAGGCACGCAGACAGACCCGCTGGGCCTGCGGGGCCAGCCTTGCTTTGggaagcaggagcagggcttcGAAACACCCTCCGCCAGGAAATCTGGGAAGTCGGTGTCTGTGGAAGATTTGCTCGACAGGTGCGACAATCAGCAGAGGAAGGGGTGTGTCCCCGTGCACACGCGTTCCAGATCGTCTCCCACAGCGGATAAGAAGCACCAG GAGCTGCTGAGAAGGGAAAGCAGTGAATTTGGTGCCATGGTGAGAGATCCTTTCTACGTGATCAGCGCAGGAGCCAG GTCTTtcagcaagaaagaaagaagccacTCTGAAAAAATGGCGTTTCCAAGTTATTATCCCCATCCACTCCATGGTAGCGAGGTTGCCACCAGGTCCTCCACAGTGACCGAGagccataagacctcagaaTCTTCCAGGCAGGATACCAGGACTTCTGCATTTGTCCCATCTCCAACAGAGGCAAGGAGTCACTATCCAGAGCAAAAGCAAGGCTTTAAACCCAcgttccttcctcttaatccaTATGCATCCGGCCGGTCCTCTCCTACTACGCCCACACAGACTCCCTCAGACTTTCTGACTGCAGATGATGGCCAGGCCCTGAGACAGCACCATGCCAAGCGAGATGCTCTTCCCCCTGAGAGCAGTGGTGCTACACGGGCACAGTCTCTGGATGCTGTTCAGGATAGATCCCCTGAGTCTCCTGCAGAAGAAATCATGTGGAGAAGgaaagcagggctgcagcacagatcCCTCCCAGCCAAAGTGATGTGGGCTCATTCAGTCAAAGACAACAGCTCACTACCAGCTGTGGTGTCTCCTCCACCAGCTGGGCCAAGGTTCTCCCAGAGGTGGCAGTCCCTGCCGACACAGAGCAGCACTTCTTCTGACCCAGAAACTCCTTCTCCCCAGGAGACCCACCTCCGGATCTCGGAGTCGTGCCTCCAGCTCACACCCCCGCCGTTGCTGCAGGACGATGAAGACGACGAGGTGTTTGTCATGCCTTCCCAGCCCGGGGGCATCCCTCCACCCTTCTCACCcccaccgccaccccttcttcctcctgagCTGAGCTCTTGCACTTCTGTGAACGGCACAGAGGAATTCCCACCTCCTCTTGagggacatggggcagctggAGACAAATCCACCAGGCTCCCAGAGGAGGACAAAGCGAG CTTCAGAAGCTTTCCCAAAGCCCTGGCCAAGAGGGAGATATCAGGGTTGGGCACGAATATCGGTGAAAAGAATTGGTCCTTCTCACCGCCTGCATCAAAGAGGACTAGTTCTCCACCTGCTGTGGATAAGCAGCACCACTTACCTGCTTCTTCTGAAGGGCCTCACAGCTCTGATAGACAGCCCACAACTCAACCTGAAAGCAACCACAGAGAGCCAGCAGCTAACACCGGAGAGTCAGAAAAGGGCAGCCCAGAGTCTGGGACActcagcacagctcctccagtgaagacaaagaaaaagagcCCAGAGGACCTTAAGTCAGAGGCTCTAGCAAAAGAGATCGTCCATAAAGACAAGTCTCTGGCTGATATCCTGGATCCAGACTCCAAAATGAAGACAACCATGGACTTAATGGAAGGGCTTTTCCCCAGTGGAACCAGCTTGCTGAAGGAGAACAACATGAAAAGGAAGATGACACAGAAGAAATCTATCAGGACAGCAGCAGACGATAACAC gagagaagaaaaggaagctcCCGTAACCCTGGTCACCTGCCCTGCCTATTACAATGTTTCAGCACCCAAAGCAGAACTGCTGAATAAAATCAAAGACTTACCAGAAGAagcaggggaggaagaggagctgctGGACATCAATGAGAAGAAG GCTGAGCTCATCGGGAGCTTGACCCACAAACTGGAAATCCTGAAGGAAGCCAAGGAAGGCCTGCTTGCAGACATTAAGATGAATAATGCTCTTGGAGAGGAGGTGGAGCTGTTGATCAGCGAGCTATGCAAACCAAACGAGTTTGACAAATACAAGATGTTCATTGGTGATTTAGATAAGGTGGTGAACCTCCTGCTCTCCCTCTCAGGACGCCTGGCCCGGGTTGAGAATGTTCTGAGTAGCTTAGGGGAAAACGCCAACAGTGAAGAGCGG AGTTCTCTGAACGAGAAGAGGAAACTGCTGGCTGGCCAGCACGAAGACGCCCGGGAACTGAAGGAAAACCTTGACCGTCGAGAACGGGTGGTCTTGGAGATCCTGGGCAACTACCTCTCTGAGGAACAGCTCCAGGACTACCAGCACTTTGTAAAGATGAAGTCCGCACTCCTCATAGAGCAGCGAGAGCTAGACGATAAAATCAAACTGGGTCAGGAACAGCTCAAGTGCCTGGTGGAAAGCCTCCCCACAGACTTCACACCCAGGgatgcaacagcagcagccgccCTAGCTGCAGCACTTGCTACCTCCGCCGGAGTCGGTGGTAAAACGCTTCCAGTGGTCTCATCCTCACTCTAA